Part of the Arthrobacter globiformis genome is shown below.
GCCCCGGAAGTCGATTTCCTGGATTGCGGAGATGTCATCAAGAAGGACCAGCAGGTGCGGGTGTCCACGGGCAATTACAAGAACGTGCTGGTTGTCGACGAATACAATCCACTGGAACCGGCCAGCGCGGGCCATCAGCGGAAGTTCTATGCACCGGGCACGGGCCTGGTTAAAGTGACGGCCGTGGGCGGGGCTGAACAGGAAACCATGGACCTCGTCAAGATCAGGAAACTCAGCACAGACCAGCTGAGGCAGGTCAACCGGCAGGCCCTTATGATCGACAAGCATGCGTACTCGGTCAGCAAGTCCGTCTATGCCAAGACACCGCGCGCCGAAGTTGCCGCGCCGGGTGACGCTGACGACGACTAAGCTCGCCTGAGCAGGCAACGGCCCGGAAACCGTGACGTTCACGGCGTCCGGGCCATCCTGTTTCCCGATCTGTCCGGGAGTTAGTTCAGGTGCCCACAGGGAGTTCCTGGGACCCCATGCCCTGGTCGCATGACACAGCCGTTACCTCACGTCCCCGTCGACCCAGTCCATGGACTTGGTGACCGCCTTCTTCCAGAGCCGGAGCTGCCTTTCCCGCTCCTCGGTATCCAGGTTCGGCTCCCAGCGCTTGTCCTCGGACCAGTTGGCGGACAACTCGCCAAGGTCCTTCCAGAAACCGACGGCGAGGCCGGCCGCGTAAGCGGCGCCCAGCGCGGTGGTTTCCACGACCTTCGGGCGGATAACCGGGACACCGAGGATGTCCGCCTGGAACTGCATGAGGGCATCATTGGCGACCATGCCGCCGTCGACCTTCAGTTCGGTGAGCGGGACGCCCGAGTCGGCGTTGACGGCATCCAGCACCTCGCGGGTCTGGAAGGCCGTGGCCTCGAGGGCGGCCCTGGCGATGTGGCTCTTGTTGACGAACCGGGTCAGGCCCACGATGGCGCCGCGGGCATCCGAGCGCCAGTAGGGCGCGAAGAGTCCTGAGAACGCGGGCACGATGTACACGCCGCCGTTGTCCTTCACCGAAGCCGCGAGGGACTCCACCTCGGGGGCGCTGCTGATCATGTTCAGGTTGTCGCGCAGCCACTGGATAAGCGAACCGGTGACGGCGATCGATCCCTCCAGTGCGTAGTGTGGGGCCGCGTCGCCCAGCTTGTAGCCGACCGTGGTCAGCAGCCCGTTCTTGGAGTGCACGATCTCTTCGCCGGTGTTGAAGATCAGGAAGCAGCCGGTGCCGTAGGTGTTCTTCGCCTCGCCTGTCTCGAACGCAGCCTGACCGAAGGTGGCCGCCTGCTGGTCGCCGAGGATGCCGGCCACGGGAACCTCCCGCAGCAGCTGCGAGGTGTGGACCGTACCGTATACCTCGGAGGAGGACTTTATGGCGGGCATCATGGACGCCGGAACACCGAAGATACCGAGGATCTCCTCGTCCCACTGCAGCGTGTCGAGGTCCATGAACATGGTCCTGGAAGCGTTGGTGACATCGGTGACGTGCACCCCGCCATCCACGCCGCCGGTGAGGTTCCACAGCACCCAGCAGTCCGTGTTGCCGAACACCAGGTCCCCGGCTTCTGCCTTCTCACGGGCGCCGTCGACGTTGTCCAAGATCCACTTGATCTTGGTTCCGGAGAAGTACGTGGCCAGCGGCAGCCCCACTTTCTGCTTGAACCGGTCCGCTCCCCCGTCCTTCGCCAGTTCATCCACGATGGGCTGGGTCCGGGTGTCCTGCCACACAATCGCGTTGTAGATCGGCTTGCCGGTGGTCTTGTCCCAGACGACCGCGGTTTCGCGCTGGTTGGTGATGCCGACGGCGGCGATGTCGTGCCGGGTCAGGTTCGCCTTGGACAGTGCGGAACCGATGACCTCGCGGGTGTTGTCCCAGATCTCCGCGGGATCGTGCTCCACCCAGCCGGCCTGAGGGAAGATCTGCTCGTGTTCCATCTGGCCGGAGGACACAATGTTGCCGCTGTGGTCGAAGACGATGGCGCGGGTGCTGGTGGTGCCCTGGTCGACGGCGATTACGTATTGGCTCATGATGACGTCCTTGTCGTAGTGCTTGCGTTTGAACAGATGTGGTTATGGATTCGGTTTTGAAAGGGGTGCTCTTCGAAAAGGGGTGCAGATGTCAGCGGTTTAGGTGGCTGCTGTGAACACGATGGGAAGGAGCCCCACGAGGCCGGCCAGCGCGCCGCCGACCAGCGGGCCCACCACCGGAATCCAGGAGTAGCTCCAGTCACTCGATCCCTTGCCTTTGATGGGCAGGACGGCGTGCGCGATGCGGGGACCGAGGTCACGCGCGGGGTTGATGGCGTAGCCGGTGGGTCCGCCCAGCGAGACACCGATGCCGACGACCAGAAGCGCCACGGCCAGCGGGCCAAGCCCCGACGGCGTTCCGCCGAAGGTGAGGATGACGAAGACGAGAACAAACGTGCCGATGATTTCCGTGATCAGGTTCCAGGGCGTGGAGCGGATCGCCGGGCCGGTGGAGAAGACGCCAAGTTTGTTCGCAGGCTCGGGTTCGGCGTCGAAGTGCTGCTTGTGCGCGAGCCAGGTGACCACGGCACCAAGGAAGGCGCCGGTAAGCTCACCGCCGAAGTAGGTCAGCGTGGAGGCAAAGTCCACTGGAACGCCTGCCGCATACTCCGGTTTGCCGTTCACAAGAAGGCCCAGCGTGACGGCCGGGTTCAAGTGCGATCCCGACCTGGCGGCGACGTAGACGCCAGCGAAGACGGCGATGCCCCACCCCCAGGTGACCATCAGGAATCCACCGTTGTTGCCCTTCGTGCCTTTGAGCGCAACGTTGGCCACCACACCACAACCCAGCAGGGTCAGCATGGCAGTTCCGAAAACTTCGGAAAGAAAAACCAATCCAAGAGACATCTTTGACTCCTCTATTTTCTGTTGTGAGTCCTTCGCGTGTATGAAGGACGGTTCCCGCTAGGCGACGAGGCTGTGAACCTCGACGCCGTGGTATCGCTTCAGCACCTCCTGCGCATGGTTGATCTCCGCGGCGACCCGTGCCGCATCCCAGCCGAGCGGCTCGGTCAGGGCTTCGGCAACTTCGTTCAGCAGCTCACCGGTAACCAGGCCGCGGAAGGCGAGGGAGGTGCGGCGGATCAGGACGTCCACGAGGTGCCCGATCTGTTCGTGGGCTGCCATGAACTGCAGTTCCCTGACACTCAACTCCCGCGTGGAGCGCAGCAGGCGGTCGTGGCCGGCGTCGAGATAGCTGATGACTTCCCCGGCGCGGGTGCCGTACCTGGTGAGCAGGCCGGCTGTCCGGTCGGCGTCGCGCGTGGGGGTCATGTGCGCCTTGATCCACTTCTGGATCCCGGCTTCGCTGTCCGGGAACCCGGAGCCACCGCCGATCGCGAGCTTCGCCGTCGAAATCTTCCGTTCCGTTCCTAGTTCGGCGAGGACGTCGTCGGCCAGGTGTTCGGCCAAAGCCCGGAAGGTGGTCCACTTGCCGCCCACCAGGCTGAGCACGACGGCGCCGCCCTCCTGGGGGCCTGCGTCC
Proteins encoded:
- a CDS encoding MIP/aquaporin family protein → MSLGLVFLSEVFGTAMLTLLGCGVVANVALKGTKGNNGGFLMVTWGWGIAVFAGVYVAARSGSHLNPAVTLGLLVNGKPEYAAGVPVDFASTLTYFGGELTGAFLGAVVTWLAHKQHFDAEPEPANKLGVFSTGPAIRSTPWNLITEIIGTFVLVFVILTFGGTPSGLGPLAVALLVVGIGVSLGGPTGYAINPARDLGPRIAHAVLPIKGKGSSDWSYSWIPVVGPLVGGALAGLVGLLPIVFTAAT
- the glpK gene encoding glycerol kinase GlpK, whose translation is MSQYVIAVDQGTTSTRAIVFDHSGNIVSSGQMEHEQIFPQAGWVEHDPAEIWDNTREVIGSALSKANLTRHDIAAVGITNQRETAVVWDKTTGKPIYNAIVWQDTRTQPIVDELAKDGGADRFKQKVGLPLATYFSGTKIKWILDNVDGAREKAEAGDLVFGNTDCWVLWNLTGGVDGGVHVTDVTNASRTMFMDLDTLQWDEEILGIFGVPASMMPAIKSSSEVYGTVHTSQLLREVPVAGILGDQQAATFGQAAFETGEAKNTYGTGCFLIFNTGEEIVHSKNGLLTTVGYKLGDAAPHYALEGSIAVTGSLIQWLRDNLNMISSAPEVESLAASVKDNGGVYIVPAFSGLFAPYWRSDARGAIVGLTRFVNKSHIARAALEATAFQTREVLDAVNADSGVPLTELKVDGGMVANDALMQFQADILGVPVIRPKVVETTALGAAYAAGLAVGFWKDLGELSANWSEDKRWEPNLDTEERERQLRLWKKAVTKSMDWVDGDVR